One Pseudomonas rhizophila DNA window includes the following coding sequences:
- a CDS encoding PIG-L deacetylase family protein: MKLASRLPGRQHPQIWNSAPQLADIPIISTQTLIPAGARAVILAPHPGDEVGACGGLLQLLSNLGHPILLISVTDGSISHPGSPLWTDERQHAYRPHPQESVDALHRLGVPARGMQWVRGGFPEKTLADHEAQLSAFIARYLKPGDVVFSTWRKDGDSDHDAVGRAGALAAESIEAVFIELPVWAWHWPVREQNKIPWHRARKLRLDIWTTARKRHAMHAYASQLNGEPASGIAPLVPRVILDRMGLPYEIVFI; the protein is encoded by the coding sequence ATGAAACTCGCTTCTCGCTTGCCAGGTCGACAGCATCCGCAAATATGGAACAGCGCCCCCCAGCTGGCCGACATTCCCATCATCAGTACCCAGACCCTTATTCCCGCTGGCGCACGCGCCGTGATCCTTGCTCCGCATCCGGGTGATGAGGTCGGCGCCTGTGGCGGTCTGCTCCAGTTGCTGAGCAATCTGGGTCATCCCATCTTGCTGATCTCGGTCACCGACGGCAGCATCAGCCATCCCGGCTCACCGCTGTGGACCGATGAGCGCCAGCATGCCTACCGCCCCCATCCCCAGGAAAGCGTGGACGCCCTGCATCGCCTTGGGGTACCGGCCCGTGGCATGCAGTGGGTGCGCGGTGGTTTCCCGGAAAAAACCCTCGCCGACCATGAGGCCCAACTGAGCGCTTTCATCGCTCGGTACTTGAAGCCGGGCGACGTTGTGTTCAGTACCTGGCGCAAGGATGGTGACAGCGACCATGATGCCGTTGGCCGCGCCGGGGCCCTGGCCGCCGAAAGCATCGAGGCAGTGTTCATTGAGCTGCCGGTGTGGGCCTGGCACTGGCCGGTCCGTGAGCAAAACAAGATCCCTTGGCACCGGGCCCGCAAGCTGCGCCTGGATATCTGGACCACCGCCCGCAAACGGCACGCCATGCACGCCTACGCCAGCCAGCTCAACGGTGAGCCCGCCAGCGGCATCGCACCGTTGGTGCCACGGGTCATTCTTGATCGCATGGGTTTGCCCTATGAAATTGTGTTCATCTGA
- a CDS encoding endonuclease/exonuclease/phosphatase family protein, which translates to MTGDPNRQAAESTPLDTPAAVHRLRVLTVNTHKGFTALNRRFILPELREAVRSTGADLVFLQEVLGEHDRHASRYENWPPMSQYEFLADSMWSDFAYGRNAVYPDGHHGNALLSKYPIREFRNLDVSITGPERRGLLHCVLDVPGHAEVHGICVHLSLLESHRQLQLKLLCQLLDSLPEDAPVIIAGDFNDWQLRGNTALARRQYLHEAFEHHHGRPARTYPARFPLLRLDRIYLRNATSHAPQILGSKPWTHLSDHLPLCVEVHL; encoded by the coding sequence GTGACTGGCGATCCCAACCGGCAAGCCGCCGAATCAACGCCTTTGGACACGCCCGCGGCGGTCCATCGGCTACGGGTTCTGACGGTCAATACCCACAAGGGTTTTACCGCCCTCAACCGTCGTTTCATACTGCCCGAGCTGCGTGAAGCGGTACGCAGCACCGGTGCCGACCTGGTGTTCCTGCAGGAAGTGCTGGGGGAACACGACCGCCACGCTTCGCGCTACGAGAACTGGCCGCCAATGTCCCAGTACGAGTTCCTCGCCGACAGCATGTGGAGCGATTTTGCCTACGGTCGTAACGCGGTGTATCCCGATGGCCATCATGGCAATGCCTTGCTGTCCAAATACCCGATCCGCGAGTTTCGTAACCTCGACGTTTCCATCACCGGTCCCGAGCGGCGCGGACTGCTGCATTGCGTGCTGGACGTACCCGGTCATGCCGAGGTCCACGGAATCTGCGTGCACCTGAGCCTTCTGGAAAGCCATCGCCAGTTGCAGCTCAAATTGCTCTGCCAATTGCTGGATTCGTTGCCCGAAGACGCCCCGGTGATCATCGCCGGTGATTTCAACGATTGGCAGTTGCGCGGCAATACCGCCCTCGCCCGTCGCCAATACCTGCACGAAGCCTTCGAGCACCACCACGGTCGTCCGGCGAGGACCTACCCGGCCCGCTTCCCCCTGCTGCGTCTGGACCGTATTTACCTGCGCAACGCCACCAGCCATGCCCCGCAAATCCTGGGTAGCAAACCCTGGACACACCTGAGCGATCACCTG